A genomic stretch from Mya arenaria isolate MELC-2E11 chromosome 10, ASM2691426v1 includes:
- the LOC128207022 gene encoding uncharacterized protein LOC128207022, with the protein MSGIVLSIFLTVITGVFAEDFSYSNYDGAMIGNRIPCICLACLTCIAIQYFCFHLPNERRRNDNPDLPPQFSAEGVAMTSTGGHMFQTTPTFPNQEGVFAEYVWCTILDGYQCCFRKVCSLSVFWKYYSNGGSTNGGSMMKTVITCICVISLTSTAIYYLFCYLSRMRNVMLMQLNRYRNI; encoded by the exons ATGAGCGGGattgttttgtctatttttcTAACAGTTATCACAG GTGTTTTTGCAGAGGATTTTAGCTACTCCAATTATGATGGTGCAATGATAGGAAACAGGATCCCATGCATTTGCCTTGCATG TTTGACCTGCATAGCCATACAGTATTTTTGCTTTCATCTTCCAAATGAGAGACGGAGAAACGATAATCCTGATCTGCCACCACAATTCTCTGCGGAGGGGGTAGCCATGACCTCTACTGGCGGTCATATGTTCCAGACGACCCCCACATTTCCGAATCAAGAAG GTGTTTTTGCAGAATATGTTTGGTGCACAATTCTTGATGGATATCAGTGCTGCTTCAGAAAAGTTTGTTCCTTAAGTGTATTCTGGAAGTATTATAGTAATGGCGGAAGTACCAATGGAGGTTCAATGATGAAGACCGTGATAACATGCATTTGCGTGATAag TTTGACCAGCACAGCCATATACTACCTTTTCTGCTACCTTTCAAGAATGAGAAACGTGATGTTAATGCAATTAAACAGATAcagaaatatataa